The following nucleotide sequence is from Bacteroidota bacterium.
GTAGAATGCAAGAAAAATAGCACTAAGCTTAATTAGAGCGCTGGGCGTAGTTTTCAGCAACTACGCCCTTTTATCTTTTTTGGGTATTGAAAACAAATAGTTAAGTGTAGTTATCAAAACTACACTTAGGCACCAGAATTAATTATATTCATGAAAATCCAGTAAGAGCAGGCTGGGTTGAAAATCCAGAAGATTACTTGTATAGTAGTGCCAGAAATTTTTCTGAGATGACAGGTTTAATCGAAATAGATGAAATATAGGGTTGTAGTTGCAAACTACAACCAGAGAGGGATGGTCTATCAATAAATGCCCGGTAAAGAAAATTCAAATTCTCTACCGGGCATTTTCTTTAATATGATTGTCTACTTGAGTTTGTTTCTTAAAAGATACACCGTTTTTCCATTCCAGGGTTTTCCGACAATGTCGATATCACCATCGCCATCGATATCGCCGGCCATGGCATCGATGCACTCTGTTTTAAAGAGTATTTCTTTTTGAGTCCAGGCATTGCCTGTGCCATCGGAATTTTCCCAAATAAAGCATCTTTTGTAAAGGTCCCCCAACTGGCGCAAGCTTGTAAATAAGAAAAAGGCACTGGCGCAAGCATCCGCTTGTGCTTTTCAACTTATTTTCTAAATTTACTGATACAATCTTTCCCAACATCAATGAGCAGAAAATATAAATTTAAAAACCCAGAAGGTATTTATTTTATTAGTTTTGCTACAGTTTACTGGATAGATGTGTTTATTCGTAACGAATACAAAGAGATAGTTATTGAAAGCTGGAAATATTGCCAAAAAGAAAAAGGCTTGAATATTTATGCATGGATAATTATGACAAGCCATGTGCATATGATAATTGGAAGTAAAACCAATAAATTGGAAGATGTTGTAAGGGATATGAAAAGTTTTACATCACGAAAATTAAAGGACGCAATAAAAGAAAATAAACAGGAAAGCAGGCGGGAATGGATGTTATGGATGATGGAACGTGCTGGCAGGAAAAATAGCAACAATAATAATTTTCAGTTCTGGCAGCAACATAATAAACCAATAGAGCTGTCAGACAATAAAATAATGGATCAAAAACTGGATTATCTGCATAATAATCCTGTAGTTGATGGGATAGTTAATAATCCGGAAGATTATGTTTATAGCAGTGCCAGAGATTATTGTGGTATCAAAGGGTTGATAGATATTGAATTAATCTGTTGAGCAATTTTGAAGGCACAAGCGGATGCTTGCGCCAGTTGGGGGAGATGATTGAATCGAGAATTAATTATATTCATGAAAATCCAGTAAGAGCAGGCTGGGTTGAAAATCCAGAAGATTACTTGTATAGTAGTGCCAGGAATTTTTCTGAGATGACAGGTTTAATCGAAATAGATGAAATATAGGGTTGTAGTTGCAAACTACAACCAGAGAGGGATGGTCTATCAATAAATGCCCGGTAAAGAAAATTCAAATTCTCTACCGGGCATTTTCTTTAATATGATTGTCTACTTGAGTTTGTTTCTTAAAAGATACACCGTTTTGCCATTCCATGGTTTTCCAACAATGTCGATATCACCATCGCCATCGATATCACCAGCCATGGCATCGATGCACTCTGTTTTAAAGAGTATTTCTTTTTGAGTCCAGGCATTGCCTGTGCCATCGGTATTTTCCCAAATAAAGCATCTTTTGTAAAGGTCTTTGGTCATGGGACCACCACCGGAAAAGAAATCAAGGTCGCCATCCTTGTCGAAATCGGCTACACACAAAGAGTGTAAATCCTGGTTGGTGGCAGTGGCTACCGGGTGCTGGTACCAGTTAATTCCCTTTCCATCTTTGTTTTCGTGCCAGGCAATGCTGCCACTGGGGTTATTGGCTTCGCTTTGTACTATATCTGCATCGCCATCGCCATCCATATCCACAGCATAAACCCTCGACGACAGGGCAAACTTTCCCTGGTAATGTACAAACCTGAGTGTTTTGTGTTCGCTCCATTTGGTGGCATCGCCCTCGAGGTTGTCAAACCAGATGTTCGATCTTATAATATCAGGGTCACCATCATTTTCGATGTCGGCAATGCCCAGGGGTGCAATACCTCCTGGCACTCCATCACCAATCCTTATTTTTTTCCACTTCTTTTCGGGGGTGTTGCCCGGAAAATAAATGTAGGTTCCTTCGAGCTGACTCACAGCTATTATTTCGGGTTTACCATCTCTGTTCATATCGGCAGCCTGCATGTCATACGCAATGATAGCACCGTTTTCGTACCTGGTCCATTCTGCTCCCTTCGTGCCGGGGTTTTTGTACCAGGTACCACCCGATACCTGGTCGGACCATCCATCGCCATCGATATCAACCACAAGGCCGGCTTTGTCTGTGAGGGCATTTGAACCAATAGTATGGCGCGGCCATTCCTGCCCACTGGTATTTTCGAAATACCAGATCTGGCCATCGTTCGACCCCACCACCACATCAAGGTCACCATCCTTGTCCAGATCTGCAAGTGACGATTGGCAGAGCATGGGGCTATCGGTTTCTCCTATCACCTCATAGGTAAAATCGGGCATCTGGGCATTCAGCATGGTACAGGCAGGCCCTAATAAAGTCAGGTAAAATAGAATTCTTTGCATATAGTTAGCTTTTATCTCTCTAAATTAATGAATCGAATTCGAAATAGAAAGGTTTTTGGCTTATCGTTTGGGTTTGTGGTGCTAAGGGTTCGTTGTTTTTTTTCGTCATATACTTATTCTAAAAGGTCTTCACTGCCGCAAGTCTGAGACTTGTGGCTATAAACAATAACATATAACCGTATAACAATTTTACCTGGAATAAGTGCCAGGCATTTTTATTGTTGTTGTTTTATTGAATTGGCCACAAGTCACAGACTTGCGGCAGTGGCGAGAGCCGACTGTCAGATCAAGTCCTAACCATTATTTGATTTAAAATTCAATCTGTATTTTTATTTTTCCGCCAAGTCCTTTCTCAACTATATCATATAGAGTTTTTAAAGTCATATTACTTGCGTCATTTTCAATCCTTGATATAAAACTCCGTTTTTTATCTATAACCTGTCCTAATTGGTCTTGGGTCATTTGTTTTTTTTCTCTTGCTTCTCTGAGCATTAATCCGACCCTTAAAGACTTAAATTCCCGCTCTAAACGATCTCTTCGCTCGGTTCCTTGTTTTCCATATACTTGGTCTTTCAAGTCTGTCCAGGTTGTTGTGTTTGCATTTTTCATATTCATTCTCCTTTTTCTTTGTAATACTCATTCATTAACTTTTCCGCCCTATCAATTTCAGATTTTGGTGTCTTTTGCGATTTTTTCTGAAATCCATTCAGTAGAATCACTAATTTTCCTTTGTCAAAAAAGCAAAAGACTCGCCAAATATCAGAACCAAGATTTATTCTTGCTTCGTAAAGTCCTTTTGTTCCTTCAATATGCTTGAGATACTTTTCTGGAATTCGTTGCTGAAATTCAATTATTTCAATGATTTTGAAAATTTTGTCTTGAACTTTTTGCGGCTGTTCAATAAGAAATTCCTTGAAATAACCCTTATAAGCAATGACTGACCGAATTCGTTCCATTCAATCCATTTTTCGTCAAAGTTAACTTATAAGTTACAAATTTGCAATTACTTTCTTTCCTCGCTAGTATAAGCTTGTAGCAGGCTGGTTCGAGCTTGAAGCTCGGACCAACTAGTAATTATAGGTTTTAAAATCGGCTTGAAAAAACTACGCCTCGTCTGGGTTTGATGCGCGGATGGGCAGGATAAAAAGCGATGAGTAAGGCATTTGTAATGCCGGCATAAAAAGAGCTAAAGTATTTTAGAGAGGGTTAGCAAAAAACCTTAACAACGAATTAACAAAAAAGAGCCCCTCTAGGCTCCTTTTTGCCTTAACAATAGCCAATTCTAGTTGTTAATTGGCTATGGTAAGAATCATGCTTATATTACTGTTTTTTGTTCCAGCCTTGTTCGCCCAGGAGGTAATTATTAAACAACCCTTGCGTTACCTGGCTTTGGGCGATTCATATACTATTGGCCAGAGTGTATCGTCGTTGGAACGATGGCCCAGGCAGCTGGTCGATTCACTCGAAAAGTATGGCGTCGAAATTGATTCGTTCCGTGTCATTGCCAGAACCGGTTGGCGCACCGACAACCTGCTGGCTGAGATGAAAAATTCCAATTTATCCAACGACTTAAACCTCGTATCGCTGCTTATTGGCGTCAACGACCAATACCAAGGCCTTAGTGCACAGAGCTACAGCCTTGAATTCGACAAAGCAATTCGAGCAGCCCTCGATCTTGTTCAATGGCAGAAATCTTCGGTTTTCGTGTTGTCTATTCCAGATTATGGATACACGCCCTTTGGACAAAGCCGTCAGGCTTCCATCAGTGCAGACATCGATAATTTTAATGCAGTAAACAAAAGTATTACCCAGGCCTATGGAATCGCCTATTACGATATTACCCCCATTAGCCGGTTGGGCCTCCAAATACCTGAATACGTGGCTTCCGATGGACTTCATCCATCGGGCACGATGTACACCGAATGGGTAAAAATACTTTTAGAGGACTTTCGCGGGCAACTCGATTATTCCACCTCTGTCAATGAAACCGAAGATTTCCTTGTTGTGCATTACAATGCGCTACTAAATAAAATAGTAGTTTCACCTGTTGAAAAACAATCCTTGTTCCGGCTATTCAGTATTGGTGGTCAATTAGTCCTTTCTCAGGCACTCGCATCCGGAAGTTCCACTGAAATAGGACTTGGCGATATTCCCGTTGGACTCTACTTTTATCAAATACAATCCGACAGCAGGTTTCTGCAGGCTGGTAAAATTCTTGTAGATCCGTCCTTGAAATAACTATCTCTTTCTTAAAAAAATCTTCTAACTGCAAAATGTCTTTTTATAAACAAAAAAGGGGCATTAATCAATAGCTTAGAAGTCCCTTTATTTTGAAGCGTAAATGAGAGTATTCAACCAGAAAATGAAAGAGGAGGTAGGTTATGGAAAACTTAATTATTCACGCCACCAAAGTATCGCCTGAAATAGTGTTGCAAGGCGATGGAAAACTCAGAATCGAAGGGAAAATAATTACTGAAAATGCCATGGTAACCTTTGAACCAATTTTCATCTGGCTTAGCGATTTTCACAATCCTTATGTCGAATTCAACATTGACCTGGAGTACATTAACACAAGTGCATCGATGCAGCTTTTTTCTTTGCTCCGCAAACTTGATGCCGATGCAAACATAAGCTCAGTTGTGGTGAATTGGTATTACGAAGAAGACGATGAAGAGCACCTCGAGACCGGGCAGCTATTCGAGGAAAAGCTGGAGCGGATTGTATTCCATTACAAATTACATCAGCAAAGGGGCGCTGCTTAAGTGCAGCCAAGCTTTGTAAATCATCGATTGCATTTCTTGTGAGCTGTCAATTGGTTTTTATTAAACTCAGGCATATTCTGTTTGTATTTTTTTACTAACTTAAGGCTTGAATAATAAATCGAATTGCCATGTATACAGCAGCACGTATTTTTTTGGTGGTAATAGCCCTTGCATTTCTTTCTACCCTGATGCAGGCCCAGGAAAAGGTAGTTTACAAGGCACCTGACAAAGTACCGATAACTGCCGATTTGTATGCTCCTAACGCACCAATGGCTACTTTCATTATACTCTTCCATCAGGCTAAGTACAGCAGAGGCGAATACCTCGAAATTGCCCCTAAATTAAACAAGCAGGGATTTAACTGTCTGGCAGTGGATCTTCGGAGCGGCGAAGCCATAAATAACGTACGAAACGAAACTTTTGCCTATGCCGACAGCTTGCAAATGAAAACCCGTTACATCGATGCATACGACGATATGCGTGCTTCGGTATCTTATGTGCGAAGCAAATACCCTAATGCGAAGGTAATTATCTGGGGCAGTTCCTATTCAGCCTCGCTGGCTATTAAAATGGCTGCCGATTACCCCACAGGAATTTCGGCAGTGGTAGCTTTTTCGCCCGGCGAATATTTTGCTGCCTATGGCTGGAGTCGCGATATTGTTAAAATGTCGGCTAGTCGTGTAAAATGTCCGGTTTTTATAACTTCGAGCAAAACAGAGGTGGCCGAGTGGCAGGGTATTTACGATGCCATTCCGGTTGCTACGAAAGTAAGTTTTGTGCCCAATGCTACGGGCAAACATGGATCAAAGGCTTTGTGGAGCGATTTTCCGGAAAATACAGAATATTGGACTGCTATTAATAAGTTTTTAGCACAGTATAAATGATAGGCCAATAAAGTTGGCTCATAGGCCTGCCAGGGTGGGTAGAATTGTTTTGTACACTTTTTTAAACCTCCGACAGGGTGGCCTGAAATTTAAAGTTTAAAAGGGCAAAGCCTGTTTCCTTGCTAAAATATGCTTCGCGAAAAGTTTTTAGCGAACGCGCCCTGAAGCATTTTTCTTCAACCCCTGTTACGATGCACTTACTTTTATTGACATACACAAAACAACCTACTTTAACCTTCTGAAGGTTTTCGGGTTTATAATTAAAGGCTTTGAGGTAGCGTGCATATTCGTAGTTAATCATTTTCATGATTTCATTGCTTCCGCCCTTATCCGGATGGTATTTCTTCACCAGTTTCCTATAAGTGCTTTTCAGTTCGTCTTGTGTTACAACTCCGGCAAAATAGCTCATGGCATAATATTTTTAAATTCAGATACTTTATATTTCTAGCCCGTTAACCAGAACCAATACACTAATTTAGCTTAAAAATACCATTAACCTGTCTTGTTGACAACCATTGCCAAAAGCTCTTATCAACATTTTAATTTCACCAGAAAGGGTTCAGGATTTTTGTTACGAATTAATTACCTTGCATGTCTCTTTCCAATGAACAAAAGATATGCATGTGCACCATTAATTGGAAACACATGGAAAAGATAAAAATGAAGCCTATTTTATAATAACACGTTAATTACTCCTACATGAAAAAGATTGCCTTCACCTTAACCTTGGTTTTTTATTTCTTTTCAGTACTTCTGCTTGCACAAACAAGTCTAACCGAACAAACGCTTCCGGTTGACTCTAAAGTGCGTATTGGAAAGTTTGACAATGGCTTTAGCTATTACATCCGCGAGAATAGCAAACCGGAAAACAGATTGGAAATGCGTTTAGTTGTAAATGCAGGTTCAATTCTCGAAACTGAGTCGCAGCTTGGCCTTGCTCACTTTCTGGAGCACATGGCTTTTAACGGTACCCGAAACTTTGCAAAAAACG
It contains:
- a CDS encoding SGNH/GDSL hydrolase family protein, with product MLILLFFVPALFAQEVIIKQPLRYLALGDSYTIGQSVSSLERWPRQLVDSLEKYGVEIDSFRVIARTGWRTDNLLAEMKNSNLSNDLNLVSLLIGVNDQYQGLSAQSYSLEFDKAIRAALDLVQWQKSSVFVLSIPDYGYTPFGQSRQASISADIDNFNAVNKSITQAYGIAYYDITPISRLGLQIPEYVASDGLHPSGTMYTEWVKILLEDFRGQLDYSTSVNETEDFLVVHYNALLNKIVVSPVEKQSLFRLFSIGGQLVLSQALASGSSTEIGLGDIPVGLYFYQIQSDSRFLQAGKILVDPSLK
- a CDS encoding VCBS repeat-containing protein produces the protein MQRILFYLTLLGPACTMLNAQMPDFTYEVIGETDSPMLCQSSLADLDKDGDLDVVVGSNDGQIWYFENTSGQEWPRHTIGSNALTDKAGLVVDIDGDGWSDQVSGGTWYKNPGTKGAEWTRYENGAIIAYDMQAADMNRDGKPEIIAVSQLEGTYIYFPGNTPEKKWKKIRIGDGVPGGIAPLGIADIENDGDPDIIRSNIWFDNLEGDATKWSEHKTLRFVHYQGKFALSSRVYAVDMDGDGDADIVQSEANNPSGSIAWHENKDGKGINWYQHPVATATNQDLHSLCVADFDKDGDLDFFSGGGPMTKDLYKRCFIWENTDGTGNAWTQKEILFKTECIDAMAGDIDGDGDIDIVGKPWNGKTVYLLRNKLK
- a CDS encoding J domain-containing protein; the encoded protein is MSYFAGVVTQDELKSTYRKLVKKYHPDKGGSNEIMKMINYEYARYLKAFNYKPENLQKVKVGCFVYVNKSKCIVTGVEEKCFRARSLKTFREAYFSKETGFALLNFKFQATLSEV
- a CDS encoding transposase; translated protein: MSRKYKFKNPEGIYFISFATVYWIDVFIRNEYKEIVIESWKYCQKEKGLNIYAWIIMTSHVHMIIGSKTNKLEDVVRDMKSFTSRKLKDAIKENKQESRREWMLWMMERAGRKNSNNNNFQFWQQHNKPIELSDNKIMDQKLDYLHNNPVVDGIVNNPEDYVYSSARDYCGIKGLIDIELIC
- a CDS encoding type II toxin-antitoxin system RelE/ParE family toxin, translating into MERIRSVIAYKGYFKEFLIEQPQKVQDKIFKIIEIIEFQQRIPEKYLKHIEGTKGLYEARINLGSDIWRVFCFFDKGKLVILLNGFQKKSQKTPKSEIDRAEKLMNEYYKEKGE
- a CDS encoding helix-turn-helix transcriptional regulator, with protein sequence MKNANTTTWTDLKDQVYGKQGTERRDRLEREFKSLRVGLMLREAREKKQMTQDQLGQVIDKKRSFISRIENDASNMTLKTLYDIVEKGLGGKIKIQIEF
- a CDS encoding DUF1987 domain-containing protein → MENLIIHATKVSPEIVLQGDGKLRIEGKIITENAMVTFEPIFIWLSDFHNPYVEFNIDLEYINTSASMQLFSLLRKLDADANISSVVVNWYYEEDDEEHLETGQLFEEKLERIVFHYKLHQQRGAA
- a CDS encoding alpha/beta fold hydrolase; translated protein: MYTAARIFLVVIALAFLSTLMQAQEKVVYKAPDKVPITADLYAPNAPMATFIILFHQAKYSRGEYLEIAPKLNKQGFNCLAVDLRSGEAINNVRNETFAYADSLQMKTRYIDAYDDMRASVSYVRSKYPNAKVIIWGSSYSASLAIKMAADYPTGISAVVAFSPGEYFAAYGWSRDIVKMSASRVKCPVFITSSKTEVAEWQGIYDAIPVATKVSFVPNATGKHGSKALWSDFPENTEYWTAINKFLAQYK